One genomic segment of Choristoneura fumiferana chromosome Z, NRCan_CFum_1, whole genome shotgun sequence includes these proteins:
- the CycC gene encoding cyclin C isoform X2: MAGNFWQSSHHQQWILDKQDLIRDRQHDLNILTEEEYQKLFNFFASIIQILGEQLKLRQQVIATATVYFKRFYSKNSLKCIDPLLLAPTCVFLASKVEEFGVISNSRLITTCQTVIKNKFNYAYGQQEFPYRTNHILECEFYLLENLDCCLIVYQPYRPLLLFVQDIGQDDQLLTYAWRVVNDSLRTDVSLLYPPYQIAIAALHIACVMLGKENLKPWFAELNVDLDKIQEIVRSIINLYEMWKSYDEKKEIQGLLGKMPKPKPAPQR; this comes from the exons ATGGCAGGCAATTTTTGGCAAAGTTCACATCATCAGCAATGGATATTGGATAAACAAGACCTCATTAGAGACCGCCAACATGACCTTAATATATTGACAGAGGAAGAATACCAAAAACTTTTCAACTTCTTTGCTAGCATCATACAGATTTTAGGAGAGCAATTGAAGCTTCGCCAACAAGTGATCGCCACGGCAACAGTTTACTTTAAGAGATTTTATTCTAAAAACTCGCTAAAATGCATTGATCCATTGCTATTAGCCCCGACATGCGTATTTCTCGCGTCAAAAGTGGAAGAGTTTGGGGTTATTTCTAATTCTCGCCTTATAACTACTTGCCAAACAGTGATCAAGAACAAATTCAACTATGCATATGGCCAGCAAGAATTCCCTTACAGGACAAATCATATTTTGGAATGTGAATTCTATTTACTGGAGAACTTGGATTGCTGTCTCATAGTCTATCAACCATACAGGCCACTGCTGCTCTTTGTGCAAGATATTGGTCAAGATGACCAGCTTCTCACTTATGCATGGCGAGTAGTGAATGACTCACTGCGGACTGATGTTAGTTTGCTTTATCCACCTTACCAG ATAGCGATTGCAGCCCTTCACATAGCTTGTGTGATGTTGGGTAAAGAAAATCTCAAGCCTTGGTTTGCTGAACTAAATGTTGATTTGGACAAG ATACAGGAGATTGTAAGATCCATTATCAACTTGTATGAAATGTGGAAAAGCTATGATGAAAAAAAAGAGATCCAAGGCTTACTGGGCAAGATGCCTAAACCGAAACCTGCACCACAAAGATAA
- the CycC gene encoding cyclin C isoform X1, with protein sequence MTRPSFSFYFCFKMAGNFWQSSHHQQWILDKQDLIRDRQHDLNILTEEEYQKLFNFFASIIQILGEQLKLRQQVIATATVYFKRFYSKNSLKCIDPLLLAPTCVFLASKVEEFGVISNSRLITTCQTVIKNKFNYAYGQQEFPYRTNHILECEFYLLENLDCCLIVYQPYRPLLLFVQDIGQDDQLLTYAWRVVNDSLRTDVSLLYPPYQIAIAALHIACVMLGKENLKPWFAELNVDLDKIQEIVRSIINLYEMWKSYDEKKEIQGLLGKMPKPKPAPQR encoded by the exons ATGACAAGGCCGTCCTTTTCATTTTACTTTTGCTTTAAGATGGCAGGCAATTTTTGGCAAAGTTCACATCATCAGCAATGGATATTGGATAAACAAGACCTCATTAGAGACCGCCAACATGACCTTAATATATTGACAGAGGAAGAATACCAAAAACTTTTCAACTTCTTTGCTAGCATCATACAGATTTTAGGAGAGCAATTGAAGCTTCGCCAACAAGTGATCGCCACGGCAACAGTTTACTTTAAGAGATTTTATTCTAAAAACTCGCTAAAATGCATTGATCCATTGCTATTAGCCCCGACATGCGTATTTCTCGCGTCAAAAGTGGAAGAGTTTGGGGTTATTTCTAATTCTCGCCTTATAACTACTTGCCAAACAGTGATCAAGAACAAATTCAACTATGCATATGGCCAGCAAGAATTCCCTTACAGGACAAATCATATTTTGGAATGTGAATTCTATTTACTGGAGAACTTGGATTGCTGTCTCATAGTCTATCAACCATACAGGCCACTGCTGCTCTTTGTGCAAGATATTGGTCAAGATGACCAGCTTCTCACTTATGCATGGCGAGTAGTGAATGACTCACTGCGGACTGATGTTAGTTTGCTTTATCCACCTTACCAG ATAGCGATTGCAGCCCTTCACATAGCTTGTGTGATGTTGGGTAAAGAAAATCTCAAGCCTTGGTTTGCTGAACTAAATGTTGATTTGGACAAG ATACAGGAGATTGTAAGATCCATTATCAACTTGTATGAAATGTGGAAAAGCTATGATGAAAAAAAAGAGATCCAAGGCTTACTGGGCAAGATGCCTAAACCGAAACCTGCACCACAAAGATAA
- the CSN6 gene encoding COP9 signalosome subunit 6 has translation MSSADRIDFEMEVEVESASSGPAAEPPNPTSPAAPVSAGNKSVVVTTATSGSVTVSLHPLVIMNVSEHWTRLRAQEGSPQTVIGALIGKQKGRNIEVMNSFELVFSVIENDIIIERDYYNLKEGQFKQVFSDMDFLGWYTTGDTPTERDIAVHRQICDINECPVMLMLNPAGGNGDQLPVVLYESVIDVVNGRATMLLAPLTYTLAAEEAERIGVDHVARVSSGEAALNSLVAEHLTAQRSAIKMLVSRVRAVLATVRAMRDGALPPRPALLREARALANRLPLLTSHQFRTHFYHQCNDVALMTYLGTITKGCNAINQLVNRFNVLYDRQGMGRRMRGLFF, from the exons ATGTCGAGTGCGGACCGGATTGATTTCGAAATGGAAGTCGAGGTAGAAAGTGCTTCGTCGGGTCCTGCTGCGGAGCCTCCGAACCCGACGTCTCCGGCAGCGCCCGTCTCCGCCGGCAACAAGAGCGTGGTGGTAACCACGGCTACTTCAGGCTCCGTCACTGTATCCTTGCACCCTTTAGTCATTATGAACGTGTCTGAACATTGGACTCGACTGCGAGCACAGGAAGGCTCACCACAAACCG TAATTGGAGCTTTAATAGGAAAGCAAAAAGGCCGTAACATTGAAGTTATGAACTCCTTTGAATTAGTCTTCAGTGTTATTGAAAATGACATTATTATAGAGAgagattattataatttaaaagaagGACagt TCAAACAAGTCTTCTCGGATATGGACTTCTTGGGTTGGTATACCACAGGAGATACACCCACAGAGCGAGACATTGCAGTGCATAGACAAATTTGTGACATAAATGAGTGCCCTGTCATGTTAATGTTAAACCCTGCTGGGGGAAATGGTGAT caactTCCTGTAGTATTGTACGAGTCTGTGATTGATGTTGTGAATGGCAGAGCAACAATGCTGCTAGCACCACTCACTTACACATTGGCTGCAGAAGAGGCAGAGAGGATTGGTGTGGACCATGTGGCAAGAGTATCATCTGGAGAAGCTGCTCTGAATAGTTTAG TGGCGGAGCACCTGACGGCGCAGCGGTCGGCGATCAAGATGCTGGTGTCGCGCGTGCGCGCGGTGCTGGCGACGGTGCGCGCGATGCGCGACGGCGCGCTGCCGCCGCGGCCGGCGCTGCTGCGCGAGGCGCGCGCGCTCGCCAACCGCCTCCCGCTGCTCACCTCGCACCAGTTCCGCACGCATTTCTACCAC CAATGCAATGATGTGGCCCTGATGACATACCTCGGCACCATAACGAAGGGGTGCAACGCTATCAACCAATTAGTAAATCGGTTCAACGTTCTCTACGACAGACAGGGGATGGGCCGCCGCATGAGAGGcctctttttttaa
- the LOC141438762 gene encoding uncharacterized protein, whose amino-acid sequence MKALFLVPMLLCTYVQAAVLVNNEAPVESATTCFKIEDMHLNMLAANSAFTKEDQLTADELSALDAMALNAVETMIRDLLESFRPIVVNGNDYLPPLDPLMIESAGPFVVEVATGTRANIAIHNFLMDGLRWYVVDDVNFSPLRLTFGLHMTLPWLTFTGSYEADARIGPLVVHRASGNYRIFINRFELGVEMRLGTNLLGGHLLLRTLDIKLDVQDVNIRVDGMVGSNLINAFINNLVQSITQDVVQNEMENISQMLSEELFDVINEFLKDYTLADLLD is encoded by the exons ATGAAAGCCCTATTTCTGGTTCCTATGTTGCTGTGCACATACGTGCAAGCGGCTGTCTTAGTCAATAATGAGGCACCCGTTG agtccGCTACCACATGCTTCAAAATCGAAGATATGCATCTTAATATGTTAGCTGCGAACAGTGCTTTTACTAAGGAAGACCAGTTGACAGCAGATGAATTGTCAGCCTTAGACGCAATGGCTTTAAATGCTGTCGAAACCATGATTCGGGACCTTCTCGAAAGCTTCAGACCGATCGTCGTCAACGGCAATGACTATCTGCCGCCTTTGGATCCTTTGATGATAGAGTCTGCGGGCCCCTTCGTGGTGGAAGTGGCTACTGG aacTCGGGCCAACATAGCCATCCACAACTTCCTAATGGACGGGCTTCGCTGGTATGTCGTGGACGACGTCAATTTCAGCCCCCTTCGCCTCACCTTTGGCTTGCACATGACCCTGCCCTGGCTTACGTTCACTg GTAGCTACGAAGCTGACGCCAGGATTGGACCTCTAGTAGTGCATAGAGCTAGTGGTAACTACAG AATTTTCATCAATCGTTTTGAGTTGGGCGTAGAGATGAGACTCGGAACCAACTTGTTAGGTGGACACCTGCTGCTCAGGACCCTTGACATTAAGCTCGACGTCCAGGATGTCAAC atcCGAGTCGATGGTATGGTGGGGTCCAACCTGATCAACGCCTTTATCAACAACTTGGTGCAGAGCATCACCCAGGACGTCGTGCAAAATGAAATGGAAAACATAAGCCAAATGCTCAGCGAAGAATTATTTGACGTTATCAATGAATTCCTAAAAGACTATACTTTGGCGGATCTCCTTGACTAA
- the LOC141429254 gene encoding uncharacterized protein: MISDESSSDSETGRFKGKSEKTDQQSRSTTQRDSHRSTGRDRHSENDRFRRDIDRKWDDKDRSDRLPRERLRYSRHSPIRRRRSAERSPNRKKSHERHRRTSRERSKVKDYRSNSRDRRRKSRSRSHKPAEHRRDIREEIKCVPREEKTNLLSTKLKSSDKFDRGSRDKRSSSLEVNVKKSEIYKPAPTENRRKSKSPIVVQEKDSDGNVSEEVQPGSYYSMMPTVVKEKSEESSEIDSSDDEKLRAKLLNLEKELHQAKKKKHKKKHRKKGKSSKDDKDIETPTPVEVTSTTDIQDKIKIGDSSTHVDTAEVTSTQKNSQIESNEEGEIISDDESQTGLDIDPSDLRHKLKRSVPKAEAVESMDLREKVKFKSDVCGPALPPHLAKQTNKRRSAETEGPALPPHLRKSERKIGPSIPDQLRIELAKDNCEIIKCESSDDDGIGPLPVGAEEKWSDAHRQLEERALDMKIRTMDGRSMHTSKVKSREEWMLELPEAKAKYLGLEARSFRAKEGPDMSDRSSWTETPEQKARKRAGLEKEEDLDVVLQQESRTRQIASRDEDQERAVR, translated from the exons ATGATTTCTGATGAATCTAGCAGTGATTCAGAGACAGGTAGATTCAAAGGTAAATCCGAAAAAACAGACCAACAAAGTAGAAGTACCACCCAAAGAGATAGTCACAGATCCACTGGAAGAGATAGACATTCTGAAAATGATAGATTTCGTAGGGATATTGATAGGAAATGGGATGATAAAGATCGATCTGACAGATTACCTAGAGAAAGACTTAGATATTCCAGACATTCACCCATAAGAAGAAGACGTTCTGCTGAGAGAAGtccaaatagaaaaaaatctcATGAAAGGCATAGAAGAACATCAAGAGAAAGATCAAAAGTAAAAGACTATAGAAGTAATAGTAGAGACAGGCGTCGTAAGTCTAGGTCCAGATCACACAAACCAGCTGAGCATAGAAGGGATATAAGAGAAGAAATTAAGTGTGTCCCTAGAGAGGAAAAAACTAACCTGTTGTCTACAAAACTAAAAAGCTCAGATAAATTTGACAGAGGATCTCGAGACAAGCGTTCATCTTCTCTTGAggttaatgtaaaaaaatctgaaatatataAACCTGCTCCTACAGAAAACAGAAGGAAAAGCAAAAGCCCTATAGTTGTCCAAGAAAAAGATAGTGATGGTAATGTTTCAGAGGAAGTCCAACCAGGCTCTTACTATAGCATGATGCCAACTGTCGTCAAAGAAAAATCAGAGGAGTCAAGTGAAATAGATTCTTCTGATGATGAAAAACTCCGAGCTAAACTCTTAAATTTGGAAAAAGAGCTCCATCAAGCAAAGAAGAAGAAACACAAGAAAAAACACAGAAAGAAAGGCAAGTCCAGTAAAGATGATAAAGATATTGAAACTCCAACACCTGTTGAAGTGACTAGTACCACTGATAttcaagataaaataaaaattggggATTCCAGTACTCATGTTGACACTGCAGAAGTAACATCCACACAGAAAAATAGTCAAATAGAAAGTAATGAAGAAGGAGAAATAATTAGTGATGACGAATCCCAAACTGGTTTAGATATTGACCCATCTGATCTGCGTCATAAACTGAAACGCTCTGTTCCGAAAGCCGAAGCTGTTGAATCAATGGATTTACGTGAAAAAGTAAAGTTTAAATCTGATGTTTGTGGGCCAGCATTGCCTCCCCACTTGGCGAAACAAACTAATAAACGCCGCTCTGCTGAAACTGAAGGGCCAGCTTTGCCTCCACACCTTCGTAAATCTGAGAGGAAAATAG GGCCCTCTATACCTGATCAATTGCGCATCGAATTAGCAAAAGATAACTGCGAAATAATCAAATGCGAGAGTTCCGACGACGATGGGATTGGTCCACTACCTGTTGGGGCTGAAGAAAAGTGGTCTGATGCGCATCGACAGTTAGAGGAAAGGGCTTTGGACATGAAAATAAGGACTATGGACGGGCGTTCAATGCACACCTCCAAGGTCAAATCTCGAGAAGAATGGATGCTGGAGCTGCCTGAGGCAAAAGCGAAATATTTAGGTCTTGAAGCTCGTAGTTTTAGGGCGAAAGAAGGGCCTGATATGTCAGATAg GTCAAGCTGGACTGAAACCCCAGAACAGAAAGCTCGAAAGAGAGCTGGGCTGGAAAAAGAAGAAGACTTGGATGTAGTGCTTCAGCAAGAATCAAGAACTCGTCAGATCGCCAGCAGAGATGAGGACCAAGAGAGGGCAGTCAGGTAA
- the LOC141438767 gene encoding uncharacterized protein, with amino-acid sequence MSSLKMLACINAGLILLFGLTLALPEQEQPPQPDSTTSAGDDGPRGNCSCGGFPTATPNATQQPLLSQTPGLVVKCGDEGNNTCKNLCTALATATKAKGPEILCNRLNNCDELKLSAFYKICDGPWVYADMTAEEPLCCEDSKVKTCASTKTVNATQTVDANTPM; translated from the exons ATGTCTTCGCTCAAGATGCTCGCCTGCATCAACGCCGGCCTCATCCTGCTTTTTGGTCTCACTCTCGCGCTGCCAGAACAGGAACAACCACCGCAGCCAGATAG CACAACATCAGCGGGAGACGATGGTCCAAGAGGCAACTGCTCGTGCGGTGGTTTCCCTACAGCTACGCCTAACGCTACCCAGCAGCCGCTACTGTCGCAGACGCCCGGCCTCGTGGTCAAATGCGGCGACGAGGGCAACAATACCTGCAAAAACCTTTGTACCGCTCTCGCGACAGCCACGAAAGCTAAGGGGCCAGAGATATTGTGCAATAGGCTCAACAATTGTGATGAACTGAAG CTCTCCGCATTCTACAAGATTTGTGACGGCCCGTGGGTTTACGCAGACATGACGGCTGAGGAGCCGCTGTGCTGCGAAGACTCCAAAGTGAAGACCTGCGCCTCCACTAAGACCGTCAATGCAACTCAAACCGTCGACGCAAACACTCCCATGTAA
- the LOC141429263 gene encoding phosphatidate cytidylyltransferase, mitochondrial: MTSAAVKVAGIARDVCPLYYRILSKFPQNFTFCFAYGSAVKPQIGNVKKHNMIDLIYCVDNSHRWHGANIEQNPAHYSALRYLGKGFVARFQENWGAKVYFNTLVELKEENVTIKYGVVSQKDLIADLLDWNDLYLAGRLHKPVEIIKETNSSQLQNALQSNLRAAVHTTLLILPETFSEYDFYFAISNLSYAGDFRMTFGENKNKVRNIVQPQLANFRELYRPILQQFHSYVDFPTGEAQCHQDLHPETKLHHLMQLPMVPQQRIVKFWNHGGIQQDMEDVLRAVAYDIDCAIILRQILKDLVWQSSVRQSLKGVLTAGFLKSIRYSAKKIAKMF, encoded by the coding sequence ATGACATCGGCAGCGGTAAAAGTGGCAGGAATAGCAAGAGACGTATGCCCTTTATACTATAGAATTCTATCAAAATTTCCACAAAATTTCACGTTTTGCTTTGCGTACGGATCAGCTGTAAAACCACAAATAGGCAATGTGAAAAAGCACAATATGATCGACCTAATCTACTGCGTTGATAACTCGCACCGATGGCATGGAGCTAACATCGAACAAAACCCCGCACATTACTCTGCGCTACGATACTTAGGCAAAGGATTTGTTGCGAGATTTCAAGAAAACTGGGGAGCTAAGGTTTATTTTAACACTTTAGTGGAACTCAAAGAAGAAAATGTAACTATTAAATATGGAGTAGTTTCACAAAAAGACTTAATTGCTGATCTTCTAGATTGGAATGATCTGTATCTAGCAGGTCGGCTTCATAAACCTGTGGAGATTATCAAGGAGACCAACAGTTCCCAGTTACAAAATGCCTTGCAGTCCAACTTGCGTGCAGCTGTTCACACTACCTTACTTATTCTACCAGAAACATTTTCGGAGTATGACTTTTACTTTGCCATTTCCAATTTGAGTTATGCTGGGGACTTTAGAATGACGTTTGGAGAAAATAAGAATAAAGTAAGGAACATTGTGCAGCCTCAATTAGCAAATTTTCGTGAGCTTTACAGGCCGATCTTGCAACAATTCCATTCCTATGTAGACTTTCCTACTGGAGAAGCTCAGTGCCATCAAGATTTGCATCCAGAGACAAAACTCCACCATTTGATGCAGCTGCCCATGGTACCACAACAACGGATAGTCAAGTTTTGGAACCATGGCGGTATTCAACAAGATATGGAAGATGTTCTCCGTGCTGTTGCATATGATATAGACTGTGCTATAATATTACGTCAAATTCTTAAAGATTTGGTATGGCAATCAAGTGTAAGGCAGTCGTTAAAAGGGGTTCTTACTGCAGGATTCCTCAAGTCTATTAGATATAGTgctaaaaaaattgcaaaaatgttctaa